The genomic region ACCGAGGCCGACGTGCCGGAGATGGACGCGCGGGAGCGCGCGCTCTACGCGGAGATGCAGCAGTGGATGAGCGGCGGGGTGGACCACCACGCCCTGTTGCGGGCCGCGCCGCAGACGTTCGCGTACGCCTGGAACGACTCCCCGGTCGGGCTGCTCGCCTGGATGATCCAGAAGTTCAAGGAGTTCACCCTCACGGCCCCGACACCCGAGCAGGCGATCGCCCGTGACCGGATACTGACGAACGTGACCCTGTACTGGCTGACCGGCACCGCGGGCACCTCGTCGTGGTTCATGTACGACAGCCCCCTGTTCGCGTGGCCGCGGGGGCAGGCGCTGGTGCCCACCGGCGTCTACCGCGGCGGACCGCCGCTGTTCCGCCGCCTCGCCGAGCGGCACAACAAGATCGTCCACTGGCCGGAGGGGAACCCCGGCGGCCACTTCGTGGCGATGGAGGAGCCGTTGGCCCACGCGGCCGACATCCGTGCCTTCTTCCGGCCGCTGCGGTGACCCGGCTGACCTGGTCGCAGGTGTGCGCCCGGCGTCTTGAGCGGCACGCGCTCACGGCGCCGGCGCGCCCGCCGGCGGAGCGTGATCCGATCGCCGCGGTGGTCTCCGCGATGTGCGGCGCGCACGCGCAGGTCGCCTCCGCCGCCGAGCTGTCCGTCGGGCTGCGCGTCCCGAACACCACCCGCATCCACGTGCGTCAGGCGTTGTGGACGGACTGGACGCTCGTCAAGACGCGCGGGCCGCGCGGCACCGTGCACCTGCTCGCCGCCGCGGACCTGCCGATGTGGACCGGCGCGCTGTCCGCGACACCGCCCCCACCGCAGGAGCAGGGTCACGGCCTGCTCACCGCCGAGCAGACCGGACAGGTGCTGGCGGCCATCGCGGACGCGCTGCGCGACGCGGAGCTGACCACGGCGGAGCTGACCGACCAGGTCGTCGCCCGCACCGGACCCTGGGCCGGGGACCGGGTCATGGAGGCGTTCCAGGACACGTGGCCCCGCTGGATCGCCGCGATCGGCCCCGCGACGCGGGCCGGTGTGCTGTGCTCGGGCCCGAACCGGGGCCGCCGCACCACCTACACCAGCCCGGCGCGCTGGCTGCCCGACTTCACCCCGATGAACGGGCCCGAGGCCCTGGCCGAACTCGTCCGCCGTTACCTGTACGCGTACGGGCCGGCCACCCCGGCGCACTTCGCCCAGTGGCTGGCGGTGCCCCGGCCCTGGGCGGCGGAGCTGTTCGCGTCACTGGACCTGGAGCCCGTCACGGTGGCGGATGCCCGGGCCTGGGTGGCGGCCGGCGACACCGACTTCCCCGACGACCGCGCGACGGGGCTGCGGCTGCTGCCGTACTTCGACGCGTACGCGGTCGGCTGCCACCCGCGCGACCTGCTCTTCCCCGGCGACGCGGCGGAGCGGGCGCTGGCCCGTGGGCAGGCCGGCAACTACCCGGTGCTGCTGGTCGACGGGACGGTCGCCGGGGTGTGGCACCAGCGCCGCTCCGGCCGCACCCTCCACGTCACCGTGGAGCCGTTCACGGTGCTGAGCGCCGGCCGGCGGCGTGCGCTGGACGAGCAGGTCGATCGGGTCGGCGAGATCCTGGAGGGCAGGCCGTCACTGACGATCGGCCCCGTCAGCGTCGGCCCTCACGCCTAGCTACCGGTGGCGCCGGAGCCGGCCCTCGTCGTCGGTGCGCAGCCAACTGCCGTCGCCGAGCGGCTCCAGGTCGTACGCGTCCCTGGTCGGCGCGTCGAGGACGCCCCGGATCTCGCCGGTCCGCGCGTCGACCAGGTGGTGCCGGTGCCACTGCTCCTCGGTCTCCTCGTCCTCGCCGGCGATGGTGACCACGGCCGTGTCCGTGTCGAGGTAGCCACCGGCCCACTCGACGAGGGCGTCACCCCATTCGTGGCCGAAGGCCGCCAGCGGGACCTGGGCCACCTCGTCGCCGTCCGGCCAGCGGTCGAAGGCGACGTCCTCCTGCTCGTGGTGCACGGTCATGAAGTGCCGGCCGTCCGGATGCGGGAGGTGCTCGCCGCCCTGCCGATGGTCGGCAGCTCCACCTCGGCCAGCACCGCGCCCGTGGCGGCGTCGACGGCCAGCCAGCGGTCCAGGCCGGCGCCGCGGCCCGCCATCGCGTCCGGGCGGTAGATCCAGACCACCTGTCCGTCGAGCGAGAACGCGCAGGAGACGTGGCCGACGTAGCTGTCCTCCCTCCGGGGACCGAAGTCCAGCCGCCAGAGCTGGCGACCGTCGCGGTCCACGCAGACCGCCGTGCCGGCGGTGGCGTACACGGCCCGGGTGAGGTCACGGGCGGCCGCGCGGTTGTCGACCCTGCCCACCTCGGGGTCGACCGGGAAGACGGCGGCCGGCGTGAGCGCGGTCGTCGTCGTAGGCGGGGCGGACAGGTCGTACGCGACCAGCTGTTCCGCGCGGAGCCGGGTCCGCACCGGAAAGATCACCGTCATGGCCGCCGACGGTAGGCGATCCGGATGACATGCGTGCGAACGGTCGTGGCAGCTTCGCCCGGTTCCCCTGCCGGCGGGGCAGAATCATCCCTGCCGATTCGCGCGGGGCTCCCGGCCACGGAACCACCCGGCCGGGTGGACCGTCCCAGCTGACGGAGGTGTTCGCCGATGCGCCGAGCCGGGCTGCTCCTGACCGCCGTCGGTCTGCTGTGCTGGGTGACCGCGTGCGCCTCGCCCGACCGGCCCGAGGCGGTGTGGACGGGGCCGACCGCGTCCGGCGGCTCTACCCCGTCGGCCGGATCGGACACGCCGGCCGGAGCGACCCCGGCGCCGGTCCCGCCCACACCGCGACCGTCCCGATCGACGCCCACGCCGCCCCCGGCGACCGCGCGGCCCGAGCCGACCCGTCCGGCGGCCACGCCGCCGGGCGGCGGGGACGTGCCCGGGCCGCTGCCCTGGGGCGGGCGGACGCTGACCGGCACGGTCGAACGCGACGGCGGGTGCACGATGCTGCTGGTGGGGGAGCGGCGGTGGGCGCTCACCGGCGACGTGGCGGCCGGGCTGACCCCGGGCGACCGGGTCACCGTGCACGGCGGCGTCGCGCCGCGACCCGCCGCGTGCGGTGACCGCGACCTGGCCCAGGCCCTGGCCGTCAACCGGGTCGAGCCGGCCTGACCCGCCGCTCGGCCCGGGCAGGTGTAGGGCCGTCCCGGGCGGGTAGCCGCACCGAATGGAGCTGGTGGAGGAGTCGCCGTACCGGTTCCGGATCGACCAGCACGACCCCATGCGGGTGCCGGGCGTGGTCTTCGCGACCCGGTCACTGCTGCCCGACGCCGGAGCCGACAAGTCCCTCGAACAGGTGGCGAACGTCGCCACGCTGCCGGGCATCGTCGACGCCTCGTACGCCATGCCCGACGTGCACTGGGGCTACGGCTTCCCGATCGGCGGCGTCGCCGCCACCGACGTGCAGCACGACGGCGTGGTGTCACCGGGCGGGGTGGGCTTCGACATCTCCTGCGGCGTCCGCCTGCTCGCCGCCGACCTCGACCGCGCCGAGCTGGGCCCCCGGATGAAGGCCCTGATGGACGGGCTCGCCGAGGCGACCCCGCGCGGGATGGGCAAGGGCGCGGTGTGGCACCTGACCGACCGGGCGGAGCTCGACGGGGTGCTGCGGGGCGGGTCCCGGTACGCCGTGGAGCGCGGGTTCGGCGTCGAGCGGGATCTGGAGCGCTGCGAGGACTACGGCGCCGTCGACGACGCCGACCCGGCCGGGGTCAGCGAGCGGGCGGTGGAGCGGGGCGCCCGCCAGGTCGGCAGCCTCGGCTCCGGCAACCACTTCCTGGAGGTGCAGGCGGTCGAGGAGGTGTACGACGACGACGTCGGCACCACGTTCGGGCTCCGCCCGGGCCAGATCTGCGTGATGATCCACTGCGGGTCTCGGGGGCTGGGCCACCAGATCTGCACCGACCACCTGCGGGGCATGGAGAAGGTGATGACCCGCTACGGCATCCAGGTGCCGGACCGGCAGCTGGCCTGCGCCCCGGTCTCGTCCCCCGAGGGGCGCGCCTATCTCGGTGCGATGGCCGCCGCCGCCAACTACGCCCGCGCCAACCGGCAGCTGCTGACGGACGCCGCCCGGAAGGTCTTCACCCGCCAGACCGGGCGCGGCCTCGACCTCGTCTACGACATCTCACACAACCTCGCGAAGATCGAGACTCATGACGTCGACGGCGCCCGGCGCAGCCTCTGCGTCCACCGCAAGGGCGCCACCCGGGCGCTGCCGCCGGGCCACGAGGACCTGCCCGCGGACCTGTCGGAGGTGGGGCAGCCGGTGCTGATCCCCGGCTCCATGGGCACCGGCTCGTACGTCCTCACCGGCGTGCCCGGCGCGCCCGCCTTCGCGTCCACCTGTCACGGCGCGGGCCGGGTGCAGAGCCGCAAACAGGCGGTCAAGGCCGAACGGGGCGGCGATCCGCGCCAGCAGCTGGAGGCGCAGGACATCGCCGTCCGCGGCGCGTCCCGCCGGGGCCTGGCCGAGGAGATGCCGACGGCGTACAAGGACGTCACGGCGGTGGTCGAGTCGGCCGAGGGCGCCGGGCTGTGCCGGAAGGTGGCCCGGCTGGTGCCGATCGGCGTCGTCAAGGGCTGAACCCAAGGGCGGTCACACGTCCAGCGTCACCGCGCACGACCATCGCCCGCCGTCAGGGGCGAAGCGCAGCTCGTGCAGGGAGACCGCTTTCGGCACCGCGCCGATCAGTTCGACCGCGTCGGTGCCGGTCATGCGCCAGCGCACCAGCAGGCCACCGGCCCCGTCGTCGGTCACCTCGGTGACCAGCGGCAGCTCGTCGGCCGTGTCCATCCGGTAGATCACCTCGTCGAGGACGCTGACCAGCAGATCCTCGTCGTCGGCGGCGGGCGCCCGAAACTCCCGCTCGGGGCCGGGTCGCGCGCCGGTGGTGTCGGTGAACGTGTCGACCAGCGCGGCGACCGCCTCGGCCACGCAAGCCTCCCGGGTCGGCGCCCACGCCTCGATCCGGACGTCGGCGGTGTGCGGCACGCACCGGTGTCCCCGCTCCGCTGGCTGCTCCATGCCCCGATCATCCGCCACGCACCGCCCCCTGGCCGGCGGTCCCGCGAGCCCGGCGCCGGAACCGCGCCGCCGTGCGGCGAGGCGGCCGGTTGATCCACTCCAGGGGGGCGACATGGCGGAATCCGGTTCTGCCGGATACCGCCACGTGGGCGACTTGGTGTCGATCACCGACGGCCCGGCGAGAGACCGGCGGCCGCCCACCAGGGGCACGGCGGAACGCCGCGCGCCGTTACCGTCGCCGGATGCGGATCACCAAGTTCACCCATTCCTGCGTCCGGCTGGAGCACGACGGCGGGGTGCTCGTCATCGACCCGGGCACCTGGAGTGAGCCGGCCGCCCTGGCCGGCGCCGACGCGGTGCTCGTCACCCACGAGCACACCGACCACGTCGACGTGCTCCGCCTGGCCGGCCTCGGCGTGCCGGTGTACGCCCCGGAGGGCGCGAACCTGCCCGACCTGGCCGCGCTGCCGGCGATCCCGGTCCGGGCCGGGCAGCGGTTCACCGCCGGCGGGTTCCCGGTCACCGCGGTCGGCGGCCGGCACGCCACCATCCACGACGGACAACCGGACTGCCCCAACCTCGGCTACCTCGTCGGTGACGGCCTCTACCACCCGGGCGACGCGCTGCACGTGCCGGACGAGCCGGTGCGGACCCTGCTGATCCCGGGGCAGGCGTCCTGGCTGCGGCTGGGGGAGGCGATCGACTTCGCGCGCGCGGTCGGCCCGGACCGGGCGTACACCATCCACGACGCGCAGATCAACGAACGCGGCCTGGCCAGCGTCAC from Micromonospora sp. WMMD812 harbors:
- a CDS encoding winged helix DNA-binding domain-containing protein, with the translated sequence MTRLTWSQVCARRLERHALTAPARPPAERDPIAAVVSAMCGAHAQVASAAELSVGLRVPNTTRIHVRQALWTDWTLVKTRGPRGTVHLLAAADLPMWTGALSATPPPPQEQGHGLLTAEQTGQVLAAIADALRDAELTTAELTDQVVARTGPWAGDRVMEAFQDTWPRWIAAIGPATRAGVLCSGPNRGRRTTYTSPARWLPDFTPMNGPEALAELVRRYLYAYGPATPAHFAQWLAVPRPWAAELFASLDLEPVTVADARAWVAAGDTDFPDDRATGLRLLPYFDAYAVGCHPRDLLFPGDAAERALARGQAGNYPVLLVDGTVAGVWHQRRSGRTLHVTVEPFTVLSAGRRRALDEQVDRVGEILEGRPSLTIGPVSVGPHA
- a CDS encoding DUF5818 domain-containing protein, with the translated sequence MRRAGLLLTAVGLLCWVTACASPDRPEAVWTGPTASGGSTPSAGSDTPAGATPAPVPPTPRPSRSTPTPPPATARPEPTRPAATPPGGGDVPGPLPWGGRTLTGTVERDGGCTMLLVGERRWALTGDVAAGLTPGDRVTVHGGVAPRPAACGDRDLAQALAVNRVEPA
- a CDS encoding RtcB family protein, which encodes MELVEESPYRFRIDQHDPMRVPGVVFATRSLLPDAGADKSLEQVANVATLPGIVDASYAMPDVHWGYGFPIGGVAATDVQHDGVVSPGGVGFDISCGVRLLAADLDRAELGPRMKALMDGLAEATPRGMGKGAVWHLTDRAELDGVLRGGSRYAVERGFGVERDLERCEDYGAVDDADPAGVSERAVERGARQVGSLGSGNHFLEVQAVEEVYDDDVGTTFGLRPGQICVMIHCGSRGLGHQICTDHLRGMEKVMTRYGIQVPDRQLACAPVSSPEGRAYLGAMAAAANYARANRQLLTDAARKVFTRQTGRGLDLVYDISHNLAKIETHDVDGARRSLCVHRKGATRALPPGHEDLPADLSEVGQPVLIPGSMGTGSYVLTGVPGAPAFASTCHGAGRVQSRKQAVKAERGGDPRQQLEAQDIAVRGASRRGLAEEMPTAYKDVTAVVESAEGAGLCRKVARLVPIGVVKG
- a CDS encoding archease, with the protein product MEQPAERGHRCVPHTADVRIEAWAPTREACVAEAVAALVDTFTDTTGARPGPEREFRAPAADDEDLLVSVLDEVIYRMDTADELPLVTEVTDDGAGGLLVRWRMTGTDAVELIGAVPKAVSLHELRFAPDGGRWSCAVTLDV
- a CDS encoding MBL fold metallo-hydrolase, translating into MRITKFTHSCVRLEHDGGVLVIDPGTWSEPAALAGADAVLVTHEHTDHVDVLRLAGLGVPVYAPEGANLPDLAALPAIPVRAGQRFTAGGFPVTAVGGRHATIHDGQPDCPNLGYLVGDGLYHPGDALHVPDEPVRTLLIPGQASWLRLGEAIDFARAVGPDRAYTIHDAQINERGLASVTGWLGETVPGYRHLVPGETA